One segment of Ureibacillus thermophilus DNA contains the following:
- a CDS encoding alcohol dehydrogenase catalytic domain-containing protein, with protein MRAAGLCHSDVAALQDSGWMPLFPNGPVIMGHEFAGVVIEVGEGVEDLKVGDLVGVNPKDRGTKITAGYNYDGGYAEKVENSGRRFIS; from the coding sequence GTGAGAGCTGCCGGTCTTTGCCACTCAGATGTTGCTGCTTTGCAAGATTCAGGTTGGATGCCGCTGTTTCCAAACGGCCCTGTCATTATGGGGCATGAATTCGCAGGAGTCGTAATTGAAGTGGGTGAAGGCGTTGAAGATCTTAAAGTTGGAGATCTGGTTGGGGTAAACCCAAAGGATCGAGGAACAAAAATTACTGCCGGCTACAACTATGATGGCGGATATGCAGAAAAAGTTGAAAATTCCGGAAGGCGTTTCATTAGTTGA
- the pruA gene encoding L-glutamate gamma-semialdehyde dehydrogenase, which yields MIPYKHEPLTDFSIEENRHQYFEALKKVESELGKDYPLIVGGERITTEDKIISYNPANKTEVVGRVSKANKEIAEKAMQVADKTFNTWKKVDPVIRAEILFKAAAIVRRRKFELSAWLTKEAGKPWVQADADVAEGIDFLEYYGRQMLEIAKGKPMEEDPGTINKYVYIPLGVGVVISPWNFPFAIMVGTTVAAMVTGNTVLLKPASATPVIAYKFMEILEEAGMPPGVVNYIPVSGAEVGDYLVDHPRTRFISFTGSRDVGVRINERAAVIHEGQIWIKRVIAEMGGKDAIVVDDAENADLELAAQSIVASAFGFSGQKCSACSRAIIVGDEAYNKVVERVAELVNELVVGDPANPETYVNPVIDAGAFKKITEYIEIGRKEGRLVAGGKYDDSKGYFIHPTVFADVDPNARIMQEEIFGPVLAITKAKDFDEAIEIANNTVYGLTGAVISNNRFHLQKAAEDFHVGNLYFNRGCTGAIVGYQPFGGFNMSGTDSKAGGPDYLLLHMQAKTISETL from the coding sequence ATGATTCCCTACAAACATGAGCCACTAACAGATTTTTCAATTGAAGAAAATCGTCACCAGTATTTTGAAGCGTTAAAGAAAGTAGAAAGCGAATTAGGCAAAGATTATCCTTTAATTGTTGGGGGAGAAAGAATTACAACAGAAGATAAAATCATTTCATATAATCCAGCCAATAAAACGGAAGTTGTAGGCAGAGTTTCAAAAGCAAATAAAGAAATTGCAGAAAAAGCAATGCAAGTAGCTGATAAAACTTTTAATACATGGAAAAAAGTTGATCCGGTAATTCGGGCAGAGATTTTGTTTAAAGCAGCAGCCATCGTTCGCCGCCGCAAATTTGAACTTTCTGCTTGGTTGACAAAAGAAGCCGGAAAACCTTGGGTGCAAGCGGATGCGGATGTTGCAGAAGGCATCGATTTCTTAGAATATTATGGACGCCAAATGTTGGAGATTGCAAAAGGGAAACCGATGGAAGAAGATCCAGGAACAATTAACAAATATGTATATATTCCATTGGGTGTGGGCGTTGTGATTTCCCCTTGGAACTTCCCATTTGCCATCATGGTGGGAACGACTGTGGCAGCGATGGTGACTGGCAATACAGTGCTTTTAAAACCAGCTTCAGCCACACCGGTCATTGCATATAAATTTATGGAAATTCTTGAAGAGGCAGGAATGCCGCCAGGAGTAGTTAACTATATTCCGGTTTCAGGTGCAGAAGTAGGGGATTATTTAGTGGATCACCCTCGCACACGCTTTATCAGCTTTACAGGTTCCCGCGATGTAGGAGTTCGTATTAACGAACGTGCTGCAGTTATTCATGAAGGACAAATTTGGATTAAACGCGTCATTGCGGAAATGGGCGGAAAAGACGCTATTGTTGTAGATGATGCGGAAAATGCTGATTTGGAATTGGCAGCTCAATCCATTGTTGCAAGCGCCTTCGGTTTCAGCGGTCAAAAATGTTCTGCTTGCTCCCGTGCGATTATCGTAGGCGATGAGGCTTACAATAAAGTAGTAGAACGGGTTGCGGAACTGGTAAATGAACTGGTTGTTGGAGATCCTGCAAATCCGGAAACTTATGTAAACCCAGTTATTGATGCAGGAGCGTTCAAAAAAATTACGGAATACATTGAAATCGGTAGAAAAGAAGGCCGTTTAGTGGCTGGCGGCAAGTACGATGATTCAAAAGGATATTTCATCCACCCAACTGTATTTGCGGATGTGGATCCGAATGCGCGCATTATGCAAGAAGAAATTTTCGGCCCTGTACTTGCCATCACTAAAGCGAAAGACTTTGATGAAGCGATCGAAATTGCAAACAATACAGTTTATGGATTAACAGGTGCTGTAATTTCAAATAATCGCTTCCATTTACAAAAAGCAGCAGAAGATTTCCATGTGGGCAACCTTTACTTTAACCGGGGATGCACAGGGGCCATTGTCGGATATCAGCCATTTGGAGGATTCAATATGTCCGGTACAGACTCGAAAGCTGGCGGTCCTGACTATTTACTGCTGCACATGCAAGCAAAAACTATCTCTGAAACATTGTAA
- a CDS encoding zinc-binding dehydrogenase, producing MQKKLKIPEGVSLVEGAAAPDAGITAYRALFTIGQAKEGTKVGIIGVGGLGQFDLQLALIKGCEVYPTDISPDAKQLAKELGAHKVYDSILDMKEANCDVIVDFAGFGQITADALEAIRPQGTVVVVGMGKLEANINTYLMITKEIKLLGSNGGTVEDLKGV from the coding sequence ATGCAGAAAAAGTTGAAAATTCCGGAAGGCGTTTCATTAGTTGAAGGCGCTGCTGCACCAGATGCAGGTATTACCGCTTATCGTGCATTATTTACAATCGGACAAGCTAAAGAAGGCACAAAAGTAGGAATTATCGGAGTTGGAGGGCTTGGACAATTTGATCTGCAATTGGCCTTAATTAAAGGCTGTGAAGTATATCCAACAGACATTTCCCCTGATGCAAAACAATTAGCAAAAGAACTCGGCGCACACAAAGTTTATGATTCAATTCTTGATATGAAAGAAGCAAATTGTGATGTCATTGTTGATTTTGCAGGCTTTGGACAAATAACTGCTGATGCCCTAGAAGCAATAAGACCTCAAGGAACGGTGGTCGTTGTCGGCATGGGGAAATTAGAAGCCAATATCAACACATACTTAATGATTACGAAAGAAATTAAGCTTCTAGGAAGCAATGGCGGTACAGTAGAAGATTTAAAAGGCGTATAG
- a CDS encoding NAD(P)/FAD-dependent oxidoreductase — MKMNDIYDVTIIGGGPSGLFSAFYSGLREMKTKIIESQNHLGGKVNVYPEKLIWDVGALTPVTGEQLIQQMVEQAMTFDPTVVLGEKVTEIAKNAEGIFELKTDRGQKHFSKTVILAIGGGIITPQKLEVEGASHFYSSNLNYTIKSLKKFKDKVVLVSGGGHTAVDWCNELEPIAKKVYLTYRKEELNAHEAQVSQLLNSSVACLFYTEITKLIPNEEGTAIKQVEITNNQTGEVTYLSVDEVVVNHGYVREKSLFENSPLKVEFKNDYYIKGNEHCETNVPGLYAVGDAVDYEGKVHLLAGTFPDAIKAVNRAKLYIQPGADAYGMVSSHNELFYQRNRELIQKMIK; from the coding sequence ATGAAAATGAATGATATATATGATGTTACCATTATAGGAGGTGGGCCTAGCGGATTGTTTTCTGCCTTTTATAGTGGCTTGAGGGAAATGAAAACGAAAATCATTGAATCTCAAAATCATTTAGGCGGGAAGGTCAATGTTTATCCAGAAAAATTAATTTGGGATGTAGGTGCGTTAACTCCTGTGACCGGAGAACAATTAATTCAGCAGATGGTCGAGCAGGCTATGACCTTTGATCCGACCGTTGTCTTGGGAGAAAAGGTAACGGAAATCGCGAAAAATGCTGAAGGAATCTTTGAATTAAAAACGGATCGTGGACAAAAGCACTTTTCTAAAACCGTCATTTTGGCAATCGGCGGCGGCATCATAACGCCTCAAAAACTTGAAGTGGAAGGGGCATCCCATTTTTATAGTTCGAATTTAAATTACACCATTAAATCATTGAAAAAATTTAAAGATAAAGTGGTGCTCGTCTCAGGCGGCGGTCATACAGCTGTTGATTGGTGCAACGAATTGGAGCCGATAGCAAAAAAAGTATACTTAACCTATCGTAAAGAGGAGTTAAATGCCCACGAAGCACAAGTTTCACAATTGCTGAACAGCTCTGTAGCATGCCTTTTCTATACAGAGATTACGAAATTAATTCCAAACGAAGAGGGCACAGCCATTAAGCAAGTGGAAATAACTAATAATCAAACAGGGGAAGTCACATATTTATCGGTGGATGAAGTGGTTGTGAACCATGGCTATGTAAGGGAAAAATCCTTATTTGAAAATAGCCCTTTAAAAGTTGAATTTAAAAATGACTATTATATTAAAGGAAATGAACATTGTGAAACCAATGTACCTGGTCTTTATGCTGTTGGGGATGCGGTGGATTATGAAGGAAAAGTCCATTTGCTTGCAGGAACTTTTCCGGATGCCATTAAAGCAGTGAATAGAGCGAAATTATATATTCAACCTGGCGCCGATGCCTATGGAATGGTATCTTCCCATAATGAACTTTTTTATCAACGCAATCGGGAGCTCATTCAAAAAATGATAAAATGA
- a CDS encoding glycosyltransferase family 2 protein, with protein MSSSSISLCMIVKNEEDFIERCLKSVYGIVQEIIIVDTGSTDRTSEICKKYGADVYSYSWNNQFADARNFGIAKAKGDWILWLDADEKLDRSHEDLLIKAIQNPTATMYYLPVINYYGKSFPVDKEKSFIYYQPRLFQNHKGIQFYNRIHETPLFPDVNDSNYTTDYLEIPIHHYGYIEELIAKRKKADRNLQLIEEEYKNPEHSPWIEYHLAYEYYRRGDYQKAFDYLNESIFRFLLNSIKPPSILYRLKYGILIDTNSLDNALEGIEKAIVLYPDYVDLHFIKGYILFQKKKVEEALDSFEKCLELGEHNPKYLILRGTGSFMAEKYKKLCLENIQK; from the coding sequence TTGTCTTCCTCTTCCATCTCATTATGTATGATTGTTAAAAATGAAGAAGATTTTATCGAACGCTGTTTAAAAAGTGTTTATGGAATCGTTCAAGAAATAATTATTGTTGATACGGGATCGACGGACCGAACATCGGAAATTTGCAAAAAATATGGTGCTGATGTTTATTCCTATTCATGGAACAACCAATTTGCCGATGCCCGAAATTTCGGAATTGCTAAGGCAAAAGGCGATTGGATTTTATGGCTTGATGCTGATGAGAAGTTGGACCGCTCTCATGAAGACTTATTGATAAAAGCGATCCAAAATCCAACTGCAACGATGTATTACTTGCCGGTGATTAATTATTACGGAAAATCTTTTCCGGTCGATAAAGAAAAATCCTTTATCTATTATCAACCCCGTTTATTCCAAAATCATAAAGGCATACAATTTTATAATCGCATTCATGAAACTCCCCTTTTTCCGGATGTTAATGACTCCAACTATACAACAGATTATTTAGAAATCCCTATTCATCATTATGGATATATTGAAGAATTAATAGCCAAGCGGAAAAAAGCGGATCGGAATTTACAGCTAATTGAAGAGGAGTATAAAAATCCAGAGCATAGTCCTTGGATTGAGTACCATTTAGCCTATGAATATTATCGAAGAGGGGATTATCAAAAGGCTTTTGATTATTTAAATGAATCCATTTTCCGTTTTTTGCTTAACAGCATTAAGCCTCCTTCCATCCTTTATCGATTAAAATATGGGATTCTCATCGATACAAATAGCCTTGACAATGCTTTAGAAGGCATCGAAAAAGCCATTGTTTTATACCCTGATTACGTGGATTTGCATTTTATAAAAGGATACATCCTCTTTCAGAAAAAAAAGGTTGAAGAAGCGCTGGATTCCTTTGAAAAATGCCTTGAACTTGGCGAGCATAACCCCAAATACTTAATCTTAAGAGGAACCGGAAGTTTTATGGCGGAAAAATATAAAAAATTATGCTTAGAAAATATTCAAAAATAA
- a CDS encoding Glu/Leu/Phe/Val family dehydrogenase — MAENANLLTSTQEVIKEALFRLGYDEAMYELLKEPIRMLKVRIPVKMDDGTTKVFTGYRAQHSDAVGPTKGGIRFHPDVTEDEVKALSMWMTLKCGIVDLPYGGGKGGIVCDPRQMSMGELERLSRGYVRAISQIVGPTKDIPAPDVFTNAQIMAWMMDEYSRIDEFNSPGFITGKPIVLGGSQGRDRATAEGVTIVIQEAAKKCGINIQDARVVIQGFGNAGGFLAKFMSDLGAKVIGISDAYGALYDPDGLDIDYLLDRRDSFGTVTTLFENTISNKELLELDCDILVPAAIENQITAENAPNIKAKIVVEAANGPTTVEATKILTERGILLVPDVLASAGGVTVSYFEWVQNNQGYYWSAQEVKEKLRERMINAFENVYQTAQSRNIDMRLAAYMVGVRRTAEACRFRGWV, encoded by the coding sequence ATGGCTGAAAATGCAAATCTTCTTACTTCCACTCAAGAAGTGATAAAAGAGGCATTATTTAGGCTCGGTTATGATGAAGCGATGTATGAATTACTGAAAGAGCCGATTCGAATGCTAAAAGTGCGCATTCCTGTGAAAATGGATGACGGCACGACAAAAGTGTTTACTGGCTACCGCGCCCAACACTCCGATGCTGTAGGGCCGACAAAGGGAGGAATTCGTTTTCATCCGGATGTAACTGAAGATGAAGTGAAAGCGCTTTCCATGTGGATGACATTAAAATGCGGCATTGTTGATTTGCCTTATGGCGGAGGAAAAGGTGGCATCGTTTGCGACCCTAGACAAATGTCCATGGGTGAACTTGAGCGTTTAAGCCGCGGCTATGTTCGTGCGATTAGCCAAATTGTTGGTCCGACGAAGGATATCCCAGCGCCAGATGTATTTACAAATGCCCAAATAATGGCTTGGATGATGGATGAGTACAGCCGGATAGATGAATTCAACTCTCCAGGGTTTATAACAGGAAAACCGATTGTTTTAGGCGGTTCGCAAGGCCGCGACCGCGCAACGGCAGAAGGGGTAACCATTGTCATTCAAGAGGCGGCGAAAAAATGCGGCATTAATATTCAAGATGCCCGCGTAGTCATCCAAGGTTTCGGAAATGCTGGAGGATTCCTAGCTAAATTCATGAGCGACTTAGGGGCGAAAGTTATTGGAATATCCGATGCTTACGGTGCTTTATATGATCCGGACGGTTTAGATATCGATTACTTGCTCGACCGTAGAGACAGCTTTGGTACAGTGACTACGTTATTTGAAAATACAATTTCGAACAAAGAATTGTTGGAGCTCGACTGCGACATTTTAGTTCCAGCGGCAATTGAAAACCAAATTACGGCAGAAAATGCGCCGAATATTAAAGCAAAAATTGTAGTGGAAGCAGCTAATGGCCCAACAACAGTTGAAGCAACAAAAATCTTGACAGAGCGCGGCATATTATTGGTTCCAGATGTGCTGGCTTCTGCAGGCGGTGTAACGGTTTCATACTTTGAGTGGGTTCAAAATAATCAAGGCTACTATTGGTCTGCGCAAGAAGTTAAAGAAAAATTGCGGGAAAGAATGATCAACGCTTTCGAGAATGTTTATCAAACTGCCCAAAGCCGAAATATCGATATGCGCCTTGCTGCATATATGGTCGGCGTCCGCCGTACAGCTGAAGCTTGCCGATTCCGCGGCTGGGTGTAA
- a CDS encoding phage holin family protein, giving the protein MDFFILENYIYPESVVVIPVLYLIGLFLNRTPKVPPWVTPWVQVVLGIVFCIGNYGLIVEAVLQGILVAGAAALMKDLFHKANYLEKKGKNGKNNC; this is encoded by the coding sequence ATGGATTTTTTTATATTAGAAAACTATATATATCCTGAATCCGTTGTAGTGATTCCGGTGCTTTATTTAATAGGGTTGTTTTTAAATCGAACACCGAAAGTTCCTCCATGGGTGACTCCATGGGTACAAGTAGTTTTAGGCATTGTATTCTGTATTGGAAATTATGGATTGATAGTAGAAGCAGTCTTGCAAGGAATATTGGTTGCTGGAGCAGCCGCTTTAATGAAAGATTTATTCCATAAAGCAAACTATTTAGAAAAAAAAGGGAAAAACGGAAAGAATAATTGCTGA
- a CDS encoding helix-turn-helix domain-containing protein, with protein sequence MSFNKDQLFKLYEFAVENVSVGIHAVDAEGRTVLYNQKMKEIEGFDVDDISDRSILELFAFRSNDSALMRVLKTGIKEMNVKQTYWNKYGHEITTINDTYPIFDGENLIGAIEFARDITSLEKLIYQPLRRYGEPLTFDVITAISEPMQIVKENAKKAAHARIPVLLIGEPGTGKDLIAEGIHHELNPKNDEYVTLFSRRPNQIERLKTYLKQEKTYTFFFERLEFYSLEEQKELLDILKSLPPEKHMVIGSVGGDPIDLISSHQLLKDLYYYFASMSISIPALRARKEDIRPFVDDYFSRHRERFNSNIRGLSEDVLEMFLEYDWPGNLKELELLLDEISSMITNEKYVTYEMLPLHFRFKLQQQNEKIKKPDFFLLQPNKELLPLNEYLKEAEKYYLHHALKMNDGNITKTAQALGMTRQNLQYRLRKWK encoded by the coding sequence ATGTCTTTCAATAAGGATCAGCTGTTCAAACTGTATGAATTTGCTGTTGAAAATGTTTCCGTTGGTATTCATGCAGTTGATGCTGAAGGACGGACAGTGCTATACAATCAAAAAATGAAGGAAATTGAAGGTTTTGACGTCGACGATATTTCAGATCGTTCCATTTTAGAACTCTTTGCTTTCCGTTCTAATGACAGTGCATTGATGCGTGTTCTAAAAACAGGCATTAAAGAAATGAACGTCAAACAAACCTATTGGAATAAATACGGACATGAGATTACAACTATTAATGATACATACCCGATTTTCGATGGCGAAAATCTAATTGGCGCCATCGAATTTGCCCGGGACATTACGTCCTTGGAAAAATTAATTTATCAGCCGCTGCGCAGATATGGGGAACCTTTAACCTTCGATGTCATCACCGCCATTTCGGAACCAATGCAAATCGTGAAGGAAAATGCCAAAAAGGCTGCCCACGCCCGCATTCCAGTGCTTTTAATAGGAGAGCCTGGAACCGGAAAAGATTTAATAGCAGAGGGAATCCATCACGAGCTGAATCCGAAAAACGATGAATATGTCACGCTTTTCAGCAGAAGACCTAATCAAATCGAAAGGCTAAAAACCTATCTGAAACAAGAAAAAACTTATACCTTTTTCTTCGAGCGGCTGGAATTTTATTCCCTTGAGGAACAAAAAGAATTGCTGGACATTTTAAAAAGTCTTCCCCCAGAAAAGCATATGGTGATAGGAAGCGTTGGAGGAGACCCAATTGATTTAATCAGCAGCCATCAATTGTTGAAAGATTTATATTATTATTTTGCATCCATGAGCATTTCTATACCTGCATTGCGGGCTAGAAAGGAAGATATCAGGCCATTTGTGGACGACTATTTTTCAAGGCATCGGGAACGGTTCAATTCCAATATTCGAGGTTTGTCGGAAGATGTATTGGAGATGTTTCTAGAGTACGATTGGCCTGGAAATCTGAAAGAACTGGAATTATTATTAGATGAAATCTCCTCAATGATTACCAATGAAAAATATGTCACTTATGAAATGTTGCCGCTTCATTTCCGATTTAAACTGCAGCAGCAAAATGAAAAAATAAAAAAACCTGATTTTTTTCTTCTTCAGCCGAACAAAGAATTGCTGCCGTTAAACGAATATTTAAAAGAAGCGGAAAAATATTATTTACATCATGCCTTAAAAATGAATGATGGAAACATTACCAAAACAGCCCAAGCTTTAGGCATGACAAGACAAAACTTGCAATATCGATTAAGAAAATGGAAGTAA